A single window of Mycobacterium sp. ITM-2016-00318 DNA harbors:
- a CDS encoding mycofactocin-coupled SDR family oxidoreductase, with product MGRVDGKVALISGAARGQGRSHAQLLAAEGADIIAVDICEDIETNEYPLARPEDLDETVRLVEKEGRRVHAEIADVRDRVALSAAIDRGVTDFGKLDIVVANAGICPLTAGLPPQAFVDAVDVDLVGVMNLVHASMKHLTAGASIIATGSVAAFMATAVNTAGMDGGPGGAGYAFAKQVVAHYVNDLANALGREQIRVNAIHPTNVNTDMLHSPPMYRAFRPDLQNPTREDAEVVFPVIQGFPIPYVEPEDISEAVLFLASDAARYVTGQQLRVDAGGFLKIKPWAGV from the coding sequence ATGGGCAGAGTCGACGGCAAGGTGGCGCTGATCAGCGGAGCCGCCAGGGGTCAGGGCCGATCGCATGCGCAGCTGCTCGCCGCTGAAGGTGCCGACATCATCGCCGTCGACATCTGCGAGGACATCGAGACGAACGAGTATCCGCTCGCGAGGCCGGAGGACCTCGACGAGACCGTGCGGTTGGTGGAGAAGGAAGGCAGGCGGGTTCACGCCGAGATCGCCGACGTCCGCGACCGCGTGGCGCTTTCTGCCGCGATCGACCGCGGCGTCACCGACTTCGGAAAGCTCGACATCGTCGTCGCCAACGCGGGCATCTGCCCGCTGACCGCCGGACTGCCGCCGCAGGCGTTCGTCGACGCCGTGGATGTCGACCTCGTCGGGGTCATGAACCTGGTGCACGCCAGCATGAAGCATCTGACCGCGGGCGCGTCCATCATCGCGACCGGTTCGGTCGCCGCGTTCATGGCCACCGCGGTCAACACCGCGGGAATGGACGGTGGTCCCGGTGGGGCGGGCTACGCGTTCGCCAAACAGGTTGTCGCACACTACGTCAACGATCTCGCGAATGCGCTCGGCCGCGAGCAGATCCGAGTCAATGCCATTCATCCGACCAACGTGAACACCGACATGCTGCACAGTCCGCCGATGTATCGCGCGTTCCGGCCCGACCTGCAGAACCCGACCCGCGAGGACGCGGAAGTCGTCTTCCCGGTGATCCAGGGCTTCCCGATTCCGTACGTCGAGCCCGAAGACATCAGTGAGGCGGTTTTGTTTCTCGCCAGCGACGCGGCGCGCTACGTGACCGGACAACAGTTGCGCGTTGACGCCGGAGGCTTCCTCAAGATCAAGCCGTGGGCAGGCGTTTAG
- a CDS encoding DUF4286 family protein has product MARGIIYLETRPVSPDREDDYHKWYNDTHLAEICSVDGIISARRFAPTNGEGPFIAIYELECDDLDAVVDRLGELGRSGKMSSLELLNMETPPVPKVYREIGSYPK; this is encoded by the coding sequence ATGGCCAGAGGAATCATCTACCTGGAAACCAGGCCGGTGTCACCGGACCGCGAGGACGACTATCACAAGTGGTACAACGACACTCACCTCGCTGAGATCTGTTCGGTCGACGGCATCATCTCCGCTCGCCGGTTCGCACCGACCAACGGCGAGGGACCGTTCATCGCCATCTACGAACTCGAGTGCGACGACCTCGACGCGGTCGTCGATCGCCTCGGCGAGCTCGGCAGGAGCGGCAAGATGTCGTCGTTGGAACTGCTCAACATGGAGACGCCTCCGGTTCCGAAGGTCTACCGCGAGATCGGGTCATACCCGAAATGA